In one Mucilaginibacter sp. PAMB04168 genomic region, the following are encoded:
- a CDS encoding DUF5458 family protein produces the protein MATPNEQALNDTSSAQGYKPAEKSAAPELSLNESLNKLSRVGGFDLLETTVDGLQNLNPERKARKQIFLNDEEKKQEREELKQKLGQWIEALESGGSVSDMVATSSEKLQQVEENLNANINNVLQSTRELEQAYRSVHLFYKNTESDKIKNLVMMNASLDQLKELDNPRFIEYVGDELKQNYDRLDLRQNYSLMVIPGYLGSNKVVERWSKMAYENKVMLVTDFADLDQPDDVVDLFSAANLTGGDAFKANTIMTCNWLVGRGKVAEVGEEDDLYVPGSAALAGKMYYTLMSQVTAGKKHGAVNEVDGVRFDLKKSEISHLEKLGLVPMVNEYGKVMAFSAKTLFNGDNIGLQTYSVVRVFDYITKVLFDFLNRRAFENWNSKTEQDLRSQIVKFLDNIQGPDRLIERFKIVRFERDEVQKDRIHLDIHITPYFPAKSFVVKLDGQKGDDDSAVWNTEYNQQ, from the coding sequence ATGGCAACACCAAACGAGCAAGCACTCAACGATACCTCATCGGCTCAAGGATATAAACCGGCTGAAAAAAGCGCCGCCCCCGAACTAAGCTTAAATGAAAGTTTAAATAAATTGTCCAGGGTGGGCGGTTTTGATTTGCTGGAAACTACAGTAGACGGCCTGCAAAACCTAAATCCCGAACGCAAAGCGCGTAAACAAATTTTCTTGAACGATGAAGAAAAAAAGCAGGAGCGTGAAGAACTGAAACAGAAGCTGGGCCAATGGATTGAAGCATTGGAAAGCGGTGGTTCTGTGAGCGACATGGTAGCAACCAGCAGCGAAAAACTGCAGCAGGTTGAAGAAAATCTGAATGCTAACATTAACAACGTATTGCAAAGTACCCGCGAACTAGAGCAGGCCTACCGCTCTGTGCATTTATTCTATAAAAATACCGAATCTGATAAGATCAAGAATTTGGTAATGATGAATGCCAGTTTAGACCAGTTGAAAGAATTGGACAATCCGCGTTTCATAGAATACGTAGGTGACGAACTGAAACAAAACTATGACCGGCTCGATTTACGCCAGAACTACTCTCTGATGGTTATACCGGGCTATTTAGGATCAAACAAGGTGGTAGAACGCTGGTCTAAAATGGCATACGAAAATAAGGTAATGCTGGTGACCGACTTTGCCGACCTTGACCAACCCGATGATGTGGTTGATTTATTTAGCGCGGCCAACTTAACCGGTGGTGATGCTTTTAAAGCGAATACCATTATGACCTGTAATTGGTTAGTAGGCCGTGGTAAAGTAGCAGAAGTGGGCGAAGAAGATGATCTTTATGTACCCGGTTCAGCTGCGCTGGCTGGCAAAATGTATTATACATTAATGTCACAAGTTACAGCGGGCAAAAAACATGGTGCAGTTAACGAGGTAGATGGCGTTCGCTTCGATCTAAAGAAAAGTGAAATTTCGCACCTCGAAAAACTGGGTTTGGTACCTATGGTAAACGAGTATGGAAAAGTGATGGCGTTTTCAGCCAAAACCCTGTTTAACGGTGATAATATTGGTTTGCAGACTTACTCAGTAGTTAGGGTGTTCGATTACATTACCAAAGTATTGTTCGATTTCCTGAACCGCAGGGCGTTTGAAAATTGGAATTCAAAAACTGAGCAGGATTTACGCTCTCAAATCGTGAAGTTCTTGGATAATATACAAGGACCTGACCGCCTGATTGAGCGCTTTAAAATAGTGCGGTTTGAGCGCGATGAAGTGCAGAAAGACCGTATCCACTTAGATATACATATCACGCCTTACTTCCCGGCCAAAAGCTTTGTTGTGAAGCTGGATGGACAAAAAGGTGATGACGATAGCGCTGTTTGGAACACTGAATATAACCAGCAATAA
- a CDS encoding NAD(P)H-dependent oxidoreductase — protein MKQVVLINADIDKTPITRALINAYRAGADRANAALKEITIADLKFNPNKPLLNKLTEGQPDLAEVIATIRWSHHIVVFCPVYKSSINFKVKGFFDRIFLPDQVFIIRNPAFSNDFSGRSARIVSILDEAAWQDWQINQRTTYLPIKRTILEKCRIKPVQTNTIGHLHSLQNPYAQKWLNKLESFGEKLI, from the coding sequence ATGAAACAGGTTGTCCTTATAAACGCAGATATTGATAAAACGCCCATTACCCGGGCGCTTATCAACGCTTACCGTGCCGGCGCAGACCGCGCTAATGCTGCTTTAAAGGAAATCACAATTGCTGATCTGAAATTTAACCCGAACAAACCATTACTAAATAAACTAACCGAAGGGCAGCCAGATTTAGCCGAGGTAATAGCCACCATACGCTGGAGTCACCATATAGTTGTGTTTTGCCCGGTGTATAAGAGTTCCATCAACTTTAAAGTTAAAGGGTTTTTTGACCGTATTTTTTTACCCGACCAAGTCTTCATCATCCGTAACCCGGCTTTTAGTAATGACTTTAGCGGCCGTTCGGCCCGGATAGTTTCCATATTAGATGAGGCTGCCTGGCAAGATTGGCAAATAAATCAGCGTACCACTTACCTTCCTATAAAGCGTACCATACTCGAAAAATGCCGTATCAAGCCTGTGCAAACTAATACTATTGGCCATTTACACTCCCTGCAAAACCCATACGCGCAAAAGTGGTTAAACAAGCTGGAAAGCTTCGGTGAAAAATTAATTTAG
- the tssD gene encoding type VI secretion system tube protein TssD, with translation MAFKARLNFSGREYDVLNCSYALNRDVDSKGRPASGVYGGTIDIEVESTEDTSVVEAMVNNQYKPIVGSLLIKKSEEDAKMKELTFEDGYIVKYAEGLNITGDTPMTYKFTISARKIKLGNAEHVNDWPGRA, from the coding sequence ATGGCTTTCAAAGCAAGATTAAATTTTTCGGGCAGGGAGTACGATGTGCTAAACTGCTCTTATGCCTTAAACCGTGATGTTGACTCAAAGGGGCGCCCTGCTTCAGGAGTTTACGGTGGAACCATCGACATTGAAGTAGAATCAACCGAAGATACATCGGTGGTTGAAGCTATGGTGAACAACCAGTACAAGCCTATTGTAGGTAGTTTGCTGATCAAAAAGTCTGAAGAGGATGCAAAGATGAAGGAGCTTACTTTTGAAGACGGGTATATTGTAAAATATGCCGAAGGCTTAAACATCACCGGCGATACCCCGATGACTTACAAATTCACTATATCGGCCCGTAAAATTAAACTGGGTAATGCCGAGCATGTGAACGACTGGCCAGGTAGGGCATAA
- the tssD gene encoding type VI secretion system tube protein TssD, which translates to MAFKARINIGSKEFDVLQCSFALSRDVDAKGRPSSGVYGGTVQVEVESTEDTSVIESMVNNQYKPLSGTITFKKSEEDAKMKELSFEDGYIIQYNEGLSVVGNAPMSLSFVISARRLKVGNADHENDWPK; encoded by the coding sequence ATGGCTTTTAAAGCAAGAATTAATATAGGCTCAAAAGAGTTTGATGTACTGCAGTGCAGTTTTGCACTCAGCCGCGATGTTGATGCCAAAGGACGGCCGTCATCGGGTGTGTACGGCGGAACAGTACAGGTAGAAGTAGAATCGACTGAAGATACTTCTGTAATCGAATCAATGGTTAACAACCAGTATAAACCGCTGAGCGGCACCATTACCTTCAAAAAATCAGAAGAAGATGCCAAAATGAAAGAATTATCTTTCGAAGACGGTTATATTATTCAATATAATGAAGGTTTGTCTGTTGTAGGCAATGCGCCTATGTCACTAAGTTTCGTGATTTCTGCACGCCGGCTAAAAGTTGGCAATGCCGATCATGAAAATGACTGGCCTAAATAA